One Ignavibacteria bacterium genomic window, AAAGTAGTGTAACGGCGTTTTTCACGTCGTCAATCGTGTTGTTCTTCGACACCGAAAGCCGCACGGCCGCCTTTGCCTCATCCGAGGGTAGGCCCATCGCTAACAAGACATGAGACGGTTGAAGGCTGCCGGAAACACATGCACTGCCGTTGGAGACTGCCACCCCACCCATGTCCATGGACTGGAGGATGGACTCACCGTCGAGCTGATCAGCATCTCGAAACGACACATTCAGAATATTTGGCAGACTACCAGAATCGGGAGTATTGATCCGGATGTTCGGGACCAATTCCGTGACCAGCCTTCGAGCTTCTGCGATCAACGAACTCATGTGGGCAGCCCGTTGCTCCACTTCTCGAATGGCCATGCGGGCTGCAACAGCAAACCCTACGATCAGGGCTACCGGCTCGGTTCCTGCACGTCGGTTCCGTTCCTGCCCGCCCCCTTGCTGATGGGCTTTGAAATCGATCCCCTTACGGATGAACATCGCACCAACACCTTTGGGGCCGTGGATCTTGTGCGCAGAAAGCGAGAGAAAATCAACCCCTAGTGCTCCCACATTCAAAGGGATCTTGCCGAACGACTGTATTGCGTCGCTGTGGAGCAGTGCGTCGGGGAGAGCGGCTCGTATGGCACTGAGGTCGTTAACAACACCCGTCTCGTTGTTCGCATGCATCAGACTAACAAGCGTACGGGGCGTGTTCGATGTATCAAGTGCATCCAGACGAACCCGCCCAAATGAATCGACGGGCAGAACCCGGTGATCAGTACCGTGCCCTCGAAGGACTTCTGCCGGGTGGAGTACAGCATGATGTTCTGTGGCTCCCACATGAACGGCATCGGCAAGTGCCGAAACACCAACGCAGCTCTTCAAGATCGAATTGTTCGATTCTGTTCCACCGCTCGTGAACGTGATCTCTGCAGGGTGTGCCTCGAGGAAGGATGCGATCTCCATACGTGCATCTTCAACGGCCACACGGGACTGTCGGCCGAGCTTGTAGATACTGGATGCATTGCCAAAGCCCCCTCTCAACCATGGGATCATCGCCTCGAGCACGGCTTCGTCGATCTGGGTTGTTGCGCTGTTGTCCAGGTAGATCATGATACCCGCCCGAGACCCTTATAGATGTCGAACTTGGCGCTGTAGAGCACAATGTTCAATTCCAAATCTCTCAGTGTTCCGCCTGATGGCGAGAGGTAGAATGTGCCGATGTGCTCGGTTGCCGACTTTGCAAGCAGCCCCTTTTCATCCACATAGAACCGGACCAACTTGTAGCCAAGTCTATCCGGAGCCACTGCGGCCTGTGCGATCAGATTGTCCGGACTATAGACAAGCAGGTCTGGAGATGGTTCTGACATATATCGTCTTTCTGCGTCATGGGTTGGGGTGCCACCAAATTAACGAGTAATTTTGCAGGCTTCGACCATATCGTTGGCACCAAATGCCATCGACATGCGTCAATTGCGCATCGCTCTCAATAACCGCACACCCATGCTCAAGTTCTTACAGTCTATCCTTGGTGGCTCGAAACACGACAAAGACGTGAAAGCCCTGCGTCCTATCGTTGATGAGATCAATCGCATCTATGCGACGTACGCTTCGCTCACTGATGATGAGCTCCGTGCAAAAACGGTGGAGTTCCGCGAGCGCGTCCAGGCGTCGGTTCAAACCCTTGTGGAGGAAGCCGAGGCGATTCGTGAACGTCTGCGCACGGACGCCACAATCGAACACGGCGAACGGTCTGACCTCTATGCTCGCATAGCGGCCAACGAGCGTGAACAGTTTGAGACAGTTCAAGCAACACTTGACGATCTTCTCCCTGAGGCGTTCGCTGCTGTTAAAGACGCGTGTCGCAGGCTGGTTGGACACAAGTACATGGTGGTTGGTAACGAGAACACGTGGGACATGATCCCGTACGATGTACAGCTCATCGGTGGTATGGTCTTGCATCAAGGAAAGATCTCTGAAATGAGTACCGGTGAAGGAAAGACACTCGTCTCCACCCTTCCGATGTACCTCAATGCGCTTGCAGGACGTGGAGTACACCTTGTGACGGTAAACGACTACCTGGCAAAACGTGACCGCGACTGGATGCGCCCGATCTTCGACATGCTTGGCGTAACTACGGGATGTATTTAGTTTGAGATGCGTCCAGACCAACGTCACGAGCAGTATTCCGCTGACATCACCTGGGGAACTAATAACGAGTTCGGCTTTGACTATCTCCGCGACAACATGGTCACGGATGCCAATGACATGGTGCAACGCGGTCACTGGTTCGCCATCGTCGACGAAGTGGACTCTGTGCTCATCGATGAAGCTCGAACACCGCTCATCATCTCGGGTCCGGTAACTGCGGGTTCTACCGAAGCCGCGTTCGGAGAAATGAAGCCCCGTATCCAACGTCTTGTTGATGCACAGGCCCGTTTGGCAAACTCTATCGTTGCCGATGTTGAGAAGCTTCTGCAGTCATCCGCAAAAGAAGACCGTGCAAAGGCTGGTGTTGGGTTGCTCCGTGCTCACCGCGGTATGCCAAAACAGAGCAAGCTTCTGAAGATGCTTCAGGATCCGGACAATCTCAAGCTCATGAAGGAATCCGAGCTTGAGTATCTCAAGGATCAGGGTCAACGCATGAACATCATCGACCAGGAGTTGTACTTCGTGGTCGACGAAAAGAATCACCAGATCGATCTCTCTGATAAGGGGCGGGAGCTCCTCAGCACAGCGCAAGAAGACGCAGAGATGTTTGTGATCCCGGACATCGCGACGCAGATGTCAGCTCTGGAAGGTGACGCCTCTCTGCCTGCAGATGAGAAGACCCTTCGCCGCGACGAGCTTATGCGCGTCTTCTCCGAGCGGTCTGACCGCATTCACATCGTCAACCAAATGCTTCGCGCATATACACTCTATGTACGTGATGACGAATACGTGGTACAGGACGGCAAGATCAAGATCGTTGATGAATTCACAGGCCGCATCCTTGAAGGACGTCGGTATTCCGATGGTCTTCACCAAGCCATTGAAGCCAAGGAAGGTGTATTCGTAGAGCAAGACACACAGACCTTTGCCACCGTAACGTTGCAGAACTATTTCCGTCTCTATCATAAGCTTGCCGGTATGACTGGTACTGCTGAGACAGAAGCCGGTGAGTTTTGGCAGATCTACAAGCTTGACGTTGTTGTGATCCCAACCAACCGTCCAACACAACGGAAGGATCTCGATGATTTCATCTATCGTACAAAGCGCGAAAAGTACAACGCCGTTGTAGAGGCCGTCCAGGCCGAGCTTGCAAAGGGTCGCGCTGTACTTGTCGGTACTACGAGCGTAGAAGTATCTGAGCTCCTCAGCAAGATGCTCAAGCGCGCCAACGTACCACACAACGTTCTTAACGCGAAGCAGCACCAACGTGAGGCAGAGATCGTTGCCAACGCCGGTAAGCGCGGCGCCGTGATGATCGCCACGAACATGGCCGGTCGTGGAACAGACATCAAGCTCGATCCCGATGTGAAGGCAGCAGGCGGTTTGGCCATCATCGGTACGGAACGTCACGAAGCTCGCCGTATCGACCGTCAGCTGCGTGGACGTGCCGGACGTCAGGGTGACCCGGGCTCGTCTCAGTTCTTCATCTCTCTTGAGGATGATCTCATGCGTCTCTTTGGCGGAGAACGCATCGCAGCAGTGATGCAACGTCTCAAGGTACCTGATGGCGAACCGATCCAGAGTCCGCTTGTTACGCGCAGTGTAGAGAATGCGCAGAAGAAGGTTGAGTCCAACAACTTCGGCATTCGTAAGCGCCTTCTCGAATATGACAACGTGATGAATCAGCAGCGCGAAGTGATCTATGATCGCCGACGCCATGCGTTGATGGGAGAACGTCTCCGCAGCGAGATCCTTGAATACGTTCGTGAGATGGCTGAACTATGGTACGATGAATACCATCAAGCCAATGATGTAGAGTCGTTCAAGAACGATGTTCGCGTGAACATGCTCTGTGAGCCCCCTATCAGCGAAGAAGAGTTCTCGGGAATGAAGAAGGATGATATCGTCCAACGTGTGGTAGATGCAGCAGAGGAATATTACGACCGTAAAGAATCGATGCTCGGACCTGAGTTCATGGCGGCACTCGAACGTATCGCAGCATTGCGCTCGATCGACGATGAGTGGAGAGAACACCTTCGAAGCATGGACGACCTCAAGGAAGGTATCTACCTGCGCGCCTATGGTCAGAAGGATCCGATCCTTGAATACAAGCAAGAGGCATATCGCGTCTTCCTTGATCTGATCGTATTGATCAACAAGGCCACGATCGCATTTGCGTTCAAATATTTCCCGCAAGTGTCTGAGCCACGTCAACAGTCACAACAACAAGAAGCGGCGCCGCGACCAAAACCGGTTGCAGCGTTGCCTACCATCCAGCCTACGATCAGCGCTTCACGT contains:
- a CDS encoding cysteine desulfurase, which encodes MIYLDNSATTQIDEAVLEAMIPWLRGGFGNASSIYKLGRQSRVAVEDARMEIASFLEAHPAEITFTSGGTESNNSILKSCVGVSALADAVHVGATEHHAVLHPAEVLRGHGTDHRVLPVDSFGRVRLDALDTSNTPRTLVSLMHANNETGVVNDLSAIRAALPDALLHSDAIQSFGKIPLNVGALGVDFLSLSAHKIHGPKGVGAMFIRKGIDFKAHQQGGGQERNRRAGTEPVALIVGFAVAARMAIREVEQRAAHMSSLIAEARRLVTELVPNIRINTPDSGSLPNILNVSFRDADQLDGESILQSMDMGGVAVSNGSACVSGSLQPSHVLLAMGLPSDEAKAAVRLSVSKNNTIDDVKNAVTLLSDIIRGLRV